Below is a window of Salvelinus alpinus chromosome 5, SLU_Salpinus.1, whole genome shotgun sequence DNA.
ATAACAATATATGTATGTAAACTCTTTAATTCAATAGGttaaataattgtatttttttatatttcaaCAACTAAAACAATGGTGAATAGTGAAAAAGGACAACACTGTCTAGCGATCCTGCTAAATCTTCCATTTAACACCCCATAGTGTATTTGTTCTTCTCCAATAAAAAGTGTTACTCTTAATTATCCCTGTGATCTGTATCCTTGTAATATGACATTAAGCAATATCTACTGTGGAGCGCCTTTTTTTAGAGACTGAAGAACCACAATGGCCTGGTAGGAAGTCTTGAAGTTCTCCTGAGTAAGTCCTCAGTTCATCAATACTGACATACCCTTCAAATAGAATAAACATTGTTACCTTATAAACGTTTACATTATTCTAGAAAGTGTATTTCTATAATTGATAATACATTCATATGGAAAGCACATGATAAGGATAGTTGTAAGTATTTGTTTTACCTGTAACCATGTTATTAACTGGGTAATGTTGTACTCCACAACACAGAGCACCCTCTCTTTGCGGAGTATCCGGAGTATCCAGAAAGGGTACCTCATGGCTATTTCACAAAATAGTATATTGTTTAGTGTGAGCACATTATACTGAATAGTTGTAATCATTGCATAGGAAAAAATTATTTATAtactgagtgtagaaaacattaaggacacctgctctttccatgacatagactgcccaggtgaatccaggtgaaagctatgaccccttattgatgtcacttgttaattccacttcaatcagtgtagatgaaggggaggagacaggttaaagaaggatttttaagccttgagacaattgaggcatggattgtgtacgGTATGTGCCactcagaaggtgaatgggcaaaacaaaagatgtaagtgcctttgaacagggtatgttagtaggtgccaggcgcaccggtttgtgtcaagaactgcaacgctgctgggtttttcaaacttaacagtttcctgtgtcCACCACctgaaggacatccagccaactttacacaactgtgggaagcattggagtcaacatgggccagcatccctgtggaatgcttttgacaccttgtagagtctatgccccgatgaattgaggctgttctgactggggaagggcaactcaatattaggaaggcgttcctgatgtttggtatactcagtgtatatacgtCATTGTGCTGAACCCCTCAAAATTAGTAGCTGATCAGGAGACCCATACAAGATGCAGTACATACCAACTATTGATGTCTGTGTGATCACAGCAACCTCCACTGTAGTCCTCTTCCTTCTGCCTATTGCCCAATGCCAGTCTGTCATCTGAATCCTTACAATAGAAATACAATACATATACAAATGAATTGTGCTTAAAGTGAACAAATTATGACTCACTAAATTGAAACTAAGATGAAGAGCATATTTTACCTCTGTATCAACAGCCTTTGCATTATCCTCCTGCTCCCAAATGAATCTCCCAACCACTGCTTTCACCACTGAAAAGGTAAATTATTTACATATTTTGTGTGCATATTTTCAGTGTTATGGAGAATATTATTATGGGGAAAGAAATGGAATTATGACTGTCATGCAAAATGCAAGGGAAGGAAAGCTGATATATTATCT
It encodes the following:
- the terb2 gene encoding telomere repeats-binding bouquet formation protein 2 — translated: MFTNRTAWFSNSVRSGSRWFWVSEGGGITSWETADYLFSEDATCPDTERIFESVDYAENRLTVFHSFYLAACEKCHSVKSVCIGHYVLPPVSVQEVVKAVVGRFIWEQEDNAKAVDTEDSDDRLALGNRQKEEDYSGGCCDHTDINSCHEVPFLDTPDTPQREGALCCGVQHYPVNNMVTGYVSIDELRTYSGELQDFLPGHCGSSVSKKRRSTVDIA